From the Hymenobacter yonginensis genome, one window contains:
- a CDS encoding 3-oxoacyl-ACP synthase III family protein gives MSTLRHSEIAGVGHYVPERVVTNADLTELMETTDEWIQERTGIRERRWFEEGKDTTANMGANAARKALEMAGLTPDDVQMIVFATLSPDYFFPGSGVLLQRELGIVAPIPAFDVRNQCSGFVYALSMADQFIKTGMYDTVLVVGSEIHSSGLDISTRGRGVSVIFGDGAGAVVLRPSTREGHGILSTHLHSQGEHAEELIVKEPGSNRNNRVDYVVANELDMYPYMNGQNVFKHAVVRFPQVIKEALDQNGYESKDIDMLIPHQANLRITQFVQQKMGLTDDKIFSNIQRYGNTTAASVPIALSEAVQEGRIKRGDLVCLAAFGSGFTWASALIKW, from the coding sequence ATGTCTACTCTCCGACATTCTGAAATTGCCGGCGTTGGCCACTACGTTCCCGAGCGGGTCGTAACCAACGCCGACCTCACTGAACTTATGGAAACCACCGACGAGTGGATTCAGGAACGCACCGGCATTCGGGAGCGGCGCTGGTTTGAGGAGGGCAAAGACACCACGGCCAACATGGGCGCCAACGCGGCCCGCAAGGCCCTGGAAATGGCGGGCCTCACGCCCGACGACGTGCAGATGATTGTGTTTGCCACCCTGTCGCCCGACTATTTCTTCCCGGGCTCGGGCGTGCTGTTGCAGCGCGAGCTGGGCATCGTGGCCCCCATTCCGGCCTTCGACGTGCGCAACCAGTGCTCGGGCTTCGTGTACGCCCTGAGCATGGCCGACCAGTTCATCAAAACCGGCATGTACGATACGGTGCTGGTAGTCGGCTCCGAGATTCACTCCTCGGGCCTCGACATCAGCACCCGCGGCCGGGGCGTGTCGGTTATTTTCGGGGACGGCGCCGGCGCGGTGGTCCTGCGGCCCAGCACCCGCGAAGGCCACGGCATTCTCAGCACCCACCTGCACTCCCAGGGCGAGCACGCCGAGGAGCTGATTGTGAAGGAGCCCGGCTCTAACCGCAACAACCGGGTGGACTACGTCGTGGCCAACGAGCTCGACATGTACCCCTACATGAACGGCCAGAACGTGTTCAAGCACGCCGTAGTGCGCTTCCCGCAGGTTATCAAGGAGGCCCTCGACCAGAACGGCTACGAGTCCAAGGACATCGACATGCTGATTCCGCACCAGGCCAACCTGCGCATCACGCAGTTTGTGCAGCAGAAAATGGGCCTCACCGACGACAAGATTTTCAGCAACATCCAGCGCTACGGCAACACCACCGCCGCCAGCGTGCCCATCGCCCTGAGCGAAGCCGTGCAGGAAGGCCGCATCAAGCGCGGCGACCTGGTGTGCCTGGCCGCCTTTGGCTCGGGCTTCACCTGGGCCTCGGCGCTCATCAAATGGTAA
- a CDS encoding murein L,D-transpeptidase catalytic domain family protein produces the protein MAGSRPDTEPTGNISNQALRMQYLAAFEQYTLRSYAEARLTNYGLSPNVYREALLGYYSLHRSGVASQPVVTIIDFSLPSTQKRLWVIDLKQQRVLFHTLVAHGKNTGDNMAQRFSNVEGSEMSSLGFYVTGQTYQGKHGLSLKLHGQDAGHNTNAASRAVVVHGADYVSEQFVRQHGRLGRSQGCPALPVAQAPTIIRAIRNGSVVYAHGPSKAAYASAWLQLDPALTAFAQWRGLPGA, from the coding sequence GTGGCAGGTTCCCGCCCCGACACCGAGCCCACAGGCAACATCAGCAACCAGGCGTTGCGGATGCAGTATCTGGCCGCTTTCGAACAGTACACGCTCAGGAGCTATGCGGAAGCCCGGCTTACCAACTACGGCCTTTCCCCGAATGTTTACCGCGAGGCGCTGCTTGGCTACTACAGCCTGCACCGCAGCGGCGTGGCCAGCCAGCCGGTGGTCACCATCATCGACTTTTCGCTGCCCAGCACTCAGAAACGACTGTGGGTAATTGACCTCAAGCAGCAGCGGGTGTTGTTTCATACGCTGGTGGCGCATGGCAAAAACACCGGCGACAATATGGCCCAGCGGTTTTCCAACGTGGAAGGTTCGGAGATGAGCAGCCTGGGTTTCTACGTAACCGGCCAGACCTACCAGGGCAAGCATGGCTTGTCGTTGAAGCTGCACGGGCAGGATGCGGGCCACAATACCAACGCTGCCAGCCGCGCCGTAGTGGTGCACGGTGCCGACTACGTGAGTGAGCAGTTTGTGCGGCAGCACGGGCGTCTGGGCCGCAGCCAGGGGTGCCCGGCGCTGCCGGTTGCGCAGGCGCCCACCATCATCCGGGCCATCCGGAATGGCTCAGTGGTGTACGCGCACGGACCCAGCAAAGCCGCCTACGCCTCGGCATGGCTGCAGCTGGACCCGGCCCTGACGGCCTTCGCGCAGTGGCGCGGCCTGCCTGGGGCTTAG
- a CDS encoding 3-hydroxybutyryl-CoA dehydrogenase, whose translation MINVAVIGSGTMGNGIAHVFAQHGFPVALIDISQPALDKALGTIAKNLDRQVAKGSLSEDDKTATVGRIRTFTSIAEGVRDVQLVVEAATENVDLKLNIFRELDQHAPQDAILASNTSSISITKIAAVTQRPDKVIGMHFMNPVPVMKLVEVIRGYATSDEVTTRIMDLSRQLSKTPTEVNDYPGFVANRILMPMINEAIISLHEGVAGVEEIDTVMKLGMAHPMGPLQLADFIGLDVCLAIMRVLHDGLGNPKYAPCPLLVNMVMAGRLGVKSGEGFYSWGHGTKDLVVAERFRK comes from the coding sequence ATGATCAACGTCGCCGTTATTGGCTCGGGCACCATGGGCAATGGCATTGCCCACGTATTCGCTCAGCACGGTTTCCCGGTTGCCCTCATCGACATCAGCCAGCCAGCCCTCGACAAGGCCCTGGGCACCATCGCCAAAAACCTGGACCGCCAGGTGGCCAAGGGCAGCCTCAGCGAGGACGATAAAACGGCCACCGTAGGCCGGATCCGCACATTCACGAGCATTGCCGAGGGCGTGCGCGACGTGCAGCTGGTGGTGGAAGCCGCCACCGAAAACGTGGACCTCAAGCTCAATATCTTCCGCGAGCTGGACCAGCACGCGCCCCAAGACGCTATTCTGGCCTCCAATACGTCGTCTATTTCCATCACCAAGATTGCGGCCGTCACGCAGCGGCCCGACAAGGTGATTGGCATGCACTTCATGAACCCGGTGCCGGTGATGAAGCTGGTGGAGGTTATCCGCGGCTATGCCACGTCGGATGAGGTGACGACCCGCATCATGGACCTGTCGCGGCAGCTCAGCAAGACCCCGACGGAAGTCAACGACTACCCCGGCTTTGTGGCCAACCGCATCCTGATGCCGATGATCAACGAGGCCATCATCAGCCTGCACGAAGGCGTGGCGGGCGTAGAGGAAATCGACACGGTGATGAAGCTGGGCATGGCTCACCCTATGGGCCCGCTGCAGCTGGCCGACTTCATCGGGCTGGATGTGTGCCTGGCTATCATGCGCGTGCTGCACGACGGCCTGGGCAACCCCAAATACGCCCCATGCCCGCTGCTGGTAAACATGGTGATGGCCGGCCGCCTCGGTGTGAAGTCGGGTGAAGGTTTCTACAGCTGGGGCCACGGCACCAAGGACCTGGTGGTGGCCGAGCGCTTCCGCAAGTAG
- a CDS encoding ABC-F family ATP-binding cassette domain-containing protein has product MISTSNVSLRYGKRVLFEDVTIKFMPGNVYGLIGANGAGKSTFLKILAGDIEANTGSVMMPAGSRLSVLRQDQFAYDAQPVLQTVIMGHHRLWKVMEEKDALYAKADFSDADGERAAALEGEFADLEGWNAEYEAAELLSGLGIGEDKHYTLMGDLGGSDKVRVLLAQALFGNPDVLLLDEPTNGLDAETVLWLENFLDSFQNTVIVVSHDRHFLDAVCNYMADLDFSKITMYPGNYSFWYESSQLALRQRQDINKKTEDKRKELEEFVRRFSANASKSKQATSRQKLLQKLTLEEIKPSSRKYPYIAFKPEREAGNQLLTVENLSKSVDGQVVFRNASFSLDKKDKVAIISRDDRAPSLLFDILFEQIRPDTGDFKWGTTITPSYFPKENSEFFDTDLNLVDWLRQYSTEKDESFIRGFLGRMLFSGEESQKKSNVLSGGEKVRCMLSKMMMESGNVLVLDDPTNHLDLESITALNNSLRDFQGTLLFVSHDLQFIETIANRIIELTPDGIIDRRMNYEEYLADEQIKALRQRKYQLVS; this is encoded by the coding sequence ATGATTAGCACCTCCAATGTCAGCCTGCGCTATGGTAAGCGCGTGCTGTTTGAAGACGTTACCATCAAGTTCATGCCCGGCAACGTGTACGGCCTCATCGGCGCCAACGGCGCGGGTAAGTCCACGTTTCTAAAAATCCTGGCCGGCGACATTGAGGCCAACACGGGCTCGGTGATGATGCCGGCCGGCTCGCGCCTGTCGGTGCTGCGCCAGGACCAGTTTGCCTACGATGCCCAGCCCGTACTTCAGACGGTAATTATGGGCCACCACCGCCTCTGGAAGGTGATGGAAGAAAAGGACGCCCTCTACGCCAAAGCCGACTTCTCGGACGCTGACGGCGAGCGGGCCGCGGCCCTGGAAGGCGAGTTTGCCGACCTCGAAGGCTGGAACGCCGAGTACGAGGCGGCCGAGCTGCTCTCCGGCCTGGGCATCGGCGAAGACAAGCACTACACCCTGATGGGCGACCTGGGCGGCTCCGACAAAGTGCGGGTGCTGCTGGCCCAGGCTCTGTTCGGCAACCCTGACGTGCTGCTGCTGGACGAACCCACCAACGGCCTCGACGCCGAAACCGTGCTGTGGCTGGAGAACTTCCTCGACTCGTTCCAGAACACCGTTATTGTAGTAAGCCACGACCGTCACTTCCTTGACGCGGTGTGTAACTACATGGCCGACCTCGACTTCTCGAAAATCACCATGTACCCCGGCAACTACTCGTTCTGGTACGAGAGCAGCCAGCTGGCTTTGCGCCAGCGCCAAGACATCAACAAAAAGACCGAGGACAAGCGCAAGGAGCTGGAAGAGTTTGTGCGCCGCTTCTCGGCCAACGCTTCCAAGAGCAAGCAGGCTACCTCGCGCCAGAAGCTGCTGCAGAAGCTGACGCTGGAAGAAATCAAGCCCAGCTCGCGCAAGTACCCCTACATTGCTTTCAAACCCGAACGCGAAGCCGGCAACCAGCTGCTGACCGTGGAAAACCTGAGCAAGTCGGTAGACGGGCAAGTGGTGTTCCGCAACGCCAGCTTCTCGCTGGACAAGAAGGACAAGGTGGCCATCATCAGCCGCGACGACCGCGCCCCTTCCCTGCTGTTCGATATCCTGTTTGAGCAGATCCGGCCTGACACCGGCGACTTCAAGTGGGGCACCACCATCACGCCAAGCTACTTCCCCAAGGAAAACTCCGAGTTCTTCGATACCGACCTGAACCTGGTAGACTGGCTGCGCCAGTACAGCACCGAGAAGGACGAATCGTTTATCCGGGGCTTCCTGGGCCGCATGCTGTTCTCGGGCGAGGAGTCGCAGAAGAAGAGCAACGTGCTGAGCGGGGGCGAGAAAGTGCGCTGCATGCTCTCCAAGATGATGATGGAATCGGGCAACGTGCTGGTTCTCGACGACCCGACGAACCATCTGGACCTGGAAAGCATTACGGCTCTGAACAACAGCCTACGTGACTTCCAGGGCACGCTGCTGTTCGTGTCGCACGACTTGCAGTTCATCGAAACCATTGCCAACCGTATTATCGAGCTTACGCCCGACGGCATCATCGACCGGCGCATGAACTACGAGGAATACTTGGCCGATGAGCAGATCAAGGCCCTGCGCCAGCGCAAATATCAACTCGTCTCCTAA
- the msrA gene encoding peptide-methionine (S)-S-oxide reductase MsrA, which produces MEKATFGAGCFWCVEAVFQDLEGVEKAVSGYSNGRIANPTYREVCSGLTGHAEVIQITYDPAIISFEQLLEIFWKTHDPTTLNRQGADTGTQYRSGVYYHNEEQKRLAEEYKQKLNAAKAFDQPIVTEIEPLKSFYPAEDYHQNYYKQNGREPYCQFVVRPKVDKVRAVFGDKLKKGALQ; this is translated from the coding sequence ATGGAAAAGGCAACTTTCGGAGCTGGCTGCTTCTGGTGCGTCGAGGCCGTATTTCAGGACCTCGAAGGCGTGGAAAAAGCAGTGTCCGGTTATTCTAACGGGCGCATCGCTAACCCTACGTACCGCGAAGTGTGCAGTGGCCTGACCGGCCACGCCGAAGTGATTCAGATTACCTACGACCCGGCTATCATCAGCTTCGAGCAGCTGCTGGAGATATTCTGGAAAACCCACGACCCTACCACCCTCAACCGCCAGGGCGCCGATACCGGCACGCAGTACCGCTCCGGTGTGTACTACCACAACGAGGAGCAGAAGCGCCTGGCCGAAGAATACAAGCAGAAGCTCAACGCGGCCAAAGCCTTCGACCAGCCTATTGTGACGGAGATTGAGCCGCTCAAGAGCTTCTACCCGGCCGAGGATTATCACCAGAACTACTACAAGCAGAACGGCCGCGAGCCTTACTGCCAGTTTGTGGTGCGGCCCAAAGTAGATAAAGTGCGGGCCGTATTCGGCGACAAGCTAAAAAAAGGCGCCCTGCAATAG
- a CDS encoding 2,3,4,5-tetrahydropyridine-2,6-dicarboxylate N-succinyltransferase: MTDLQQTIEAAWNDRSLLTNATTTEAIQHVIEELDKGRLRVAQPAADQEGGWLVNDWVKKAVILYFPIRQMETIEVGPFEFRDKMRLKTNYEQQGVRVVPPAVARYGAYLAPGVIMMPSYVNIGAWVGEGTMVDTWATVGSCAQIGAGVHLSGGVGIGGVLEPVQAAPVIIEDGAFVGSRSILVEGCFVGREAVIGAGVTITGSTKIIDVTGPEPVEYKGTVPARSVVIPGSYTKHFPAGDYQVPCALIIGQRKPSTDLKTSLNDALREHNVAV; encoded by the coding sequence ATGACCGACCTGCAGCAAACCATCGAAGCAGCCTGGAACGACCGCAGCCTGCTCACTAATGCCACCACCACTGAGGCCATCCAGCACGTAATCGAGGAGCTCGACAAGGGCCGCCTGCGCGTGGCGCAGCCCGCCGCCGACCAGGAAGGCGGCTGGCTGGTAAACGACTGGGTGAAGAAAGCCGTCATCCTATACTTCCCCATCCGCCAGATGGAAACCATCGAGGTGGGCCCGTTTGAGTTTCGCGACAAGATGCGCCTCAAAACCAACTACGAGCAGCAGGGCGTGCGCGTAGTGCCGCCGGCCGTAGCCCGCTACGGCGCCTACCTGGCGCCCGGCGTTATCATGATGCCGAGCTACGTGAACATTGGCGCCTGGGTAGGCGAGGGTACCATGGTGGATACCTGGGCCACGGTGGGCTCCTGCGCTCAGATCGGGGCCGGCGTGCACCTGAGCGGTGGCGTGGGCATCGGTGGGGTGTTGGAGCCGGTGCAGGCCGCGCCGGTTATTATTGAGGACGGCGCCTTCGTGGGCTCGCGCAGCATTCTGGTGGAAGGCTGCTTTGTGGGCCGCGAGGCCGTTATCGGGGCCGGCGTGACCATCACGGGCAGCACCAAGATCATCGACGTGACGGGCCCCGAGCCGGTCGAGTACAAAGGCACGGTGCCAGCCCGCTCGGTGGTTATCCCGGGCTCCTACACCAAGCACTTCCCGGCCGGCGACTACCAGGTGCCCTGCGCCCTCATCATCGGGCAGCGCAAGCCCAGCACCGACCTCAAAACCAGTCTCAACGACGCCCTGCGCGAGCACAACGTAGCGGTGTAA
- the mnmE gene encoding tRNA uridine-5-carboxymethylaminomethyl(34) synthesis GTPase MnmE, translating into MALAHPPALSDTIIALSTPPGAGAIAVLRLSGPEAIALTDGAFAGKRLRDQPGHTLHYGTIRDADRILDEVVVSLFRAPHSYTREDVVEISCHGSDYIVQEVLRLFTRRGARLAEAGEFTKRAFLHGAFDLAQAEAVADLIAADSQLSHQVAMQQMRGGFSRELKDLRGRLVQFAALLELELDFGEEDVEFADRTGLVTLLQEVQALVRRLLRSFELGNVIKNGVTTVIAGRPNAGKSTLLNALLHEERAIVSAIAGTTRDLIEDEVSIDGIRFRFVDTAGLRDTTDVVESMGVERTMKRVLQAALVVYLFDITTTNPTELQAEIQALGLAPGVPVLAVGNKLDTASDPELDAFRSRPGTVLIAASRGDGLDELQQALLQLVRGEGLDRLGSSTIVTNLRHARSLEAAALALNAVLTGLATGAGTELLAADLRHALAALGEITGEISSDDLLTSIFTQFCIGK; encoded by the coding sequence GTGGCCCTAGCCCATCCTCCCGCGCTTTCCGACACCATCATTGCCCTATCTACCCCGCCCGGCGCGGGGGCTATTGCGGTGCTGCGCCTTTCCGGCCCCGAGGCCATTGCCCTCACTGACGGCGCCTTTGCCGGCAAGCGCCTGCGCGACCAGCCGGGCCACACCCTGCACTACGGCACCATCCGCGACGCCGACCGGATTCTGGACGAGGTAGTGGTGTCGCTGTTCCGGGCCCCGCACTCCTACACCCGCGAGGACGTGGTGGAAATCAGCTGCCACGGCTCCGACTACATCGTGCAGGAGGTGCTGCGCCTCTTCACGCGGCGCGGCGCGCGGCTGGCCGAGGCCGGTGAGTTCACCAAGCGCGCCTTTCTGCACGGCGCCTTCGACTTGGCTCAGGCCGAGGCCGTGGCCGACCTGATTGCCGCCGACTCGCAGCTTTCGCACCAGGTAGCCATGCAGCAGATGCGCGGCGGCTTCTCGCGCGAGCTGAAAGACCTGCGGGGCCGCCTCGTGCAGTTCGCCGCCCTGCTAGAGCTGGAACTGGACTTCGGCGAGGAAGACGTAGAGTTTGCCGACCGCACCGGGTTGGTGACGCTGCTCCAGGAAGTGCAGGCGCTGGTTCGCCGGCTGCTCCGCTCCTTTGAGCTCGGCAACGTCATCAAGAACGGCGTCACCACCGTCATTGCCGGGCGGCCCAACGCCGGCAAAAGTACCTTGCTCAACGCCCTGCTCCACGAGGAGCGCGCCATCGTCTCGGCCATTGCCGGCACCACCCGCGACCTGATCGAAGACGAGGTCAGCATCGACGGCATCCGGTTCCGGTTTGTAGACACGGCCGGCCTGCGTGATACCACCGACGTGGTGGAATCCATGGGCGTGGAGCGCACTATGAAGCGGGTGTTGCAGGCCGCTTTGGTGGTATATCTATTTGATATTACGACCACTAATCCCACCGAGCTTCAAGCGGAGATTCAGGCCCTGGGACTGGCCCCCGGCGTACCGGTGCTGGCCGTCGGCAATAAGCTCGACACCGCCTCCGACCCCGAACTGGATGCCTTCCGCAGCCGCCCCGGCACCGTGCTCATTGCGGCCAGCCGCGGCGACGGCCTCGACGAGCTGCAGCAGGCGCTGCTGCAACTGGTGCGTGGCGAAGGCCTCGACCGGCTGGGCAGCAGCACCATCGTCACGAACCTGCGCCACGCCCGCAGCCTAGAAGCGGCCGCGCTGGCGCTTAACGCCGTGCTGACGGGCCTGGCGACAGGCGCCGGCACCGAGCTGCTGGCCGCCGACCTGCGCCACGCCCTGGCGGCGCTGGGCGAAATCACTGGCGAAATTTCTTCCGACGATTTGCTGACCAGTATTTTCACTCAGTTCTGCATCGGTAAATAA
- a CDS encoding glycosyltransferase family protein — translation MLKPLDDTRMFGKFGRTLAGRPDTVVHIAGRAAPHPADAPANLHTHTLLRGTRLSLDRLQAQLRYGQLLRQLQPRLVVVHAPELLPLTLLWQALGRGRHFLYDVRENYALNIRTQRVYPAWLRGLLAGAVRGLETLAARRAARVLLAERSYAAELPFAQPENTIVLENKYQPQPGETLPAQAGPMPAPGQPLRLLYSGTISELNGVFEAVAFAQNLRQHWPTAQLTIIGFCQQPAVLARLLQLVATEPGVVLIGGDVPVPHARIVAEIQRSHLGLLPYRPHPSSAQCVPTKLYEYLAHALPLLMPPNPLWQQVAAPYASAITVDFPHVSSEFVAELTTRQFYPDGPPAAALWAAEAIKLGAVVDSIR, via the coding sequence GTGCTCAAGCCCCTGGACGATACCCGCATGTTCGGGAAGTTCGGGCGCACCCTGGCCGGGCGGCCGGATACGGTGGTGCACATAGCCGGGCGGGCGGCGCCCCACCCGGCCGATGCTCCGGCCAACCTGCACACCCACACGCTGCTACGTGGCACCCGCCTGAGCCTGGACCGGCTGCAGGCCCAGCTCCGCTACGGGCAGCTGCTGCGGCAGCTGCAGCCCCGGCTGGTGGTGGTGCACGCCCCGGAGTTGCTGCCACTCACGCTGCTGTGGCAGGCGCTGGGCCGTGGCCGCCACTTCCTCTACGATGTGCGCGAAAACTACGCCCTCAATATCCGGACGCAGCGCGTGTACCCGGCCTGGCTGCGCGGGCTGCTGGCCGGCGCGGTGCGGGGCCTGGAAACCCTGGCGGCCCGCCGCGCCGCCCGCGTGCTGCTGGCCGAGCGCAGCTACGCGGCCGAGCTGCCCTTTGCCCAGCCCGAAAACACCATAGTGCTGGAAAACAAGTACCAGCCCCAGCCCGGCGAGACACTCCCGGCCCAGGCTGGCCCGATGCCGGCTCCAGGCCAGCCGCTGCGGCTGCTGTACTCAGGCACTATTTCCGAGTTGAACGGCGTGTTTGAGGCCGTGGCCTTTGCGCAGAACCTGCGGCAGCACTGGCCCACGGCGCAGCTCACCATCATCGGGTTCTGCCAGCAGCCGGCGGTCCTAGCCCGGTTGCTGCAGTTGGTGGCCACAGAGCCGGGCGTCGTGCTCATCGGCGGCGACGTGCCGGTGCCGCACGCCCGCATCGTGGCCGAAATCCAACGCAGCCACCTGGGCCTGCTGCCGTATCGGCCGCACCCCAGCTCGGCGCAGTGCGTACCCACCAAGCTCTACGAGTATCTGGCCCATGCCCTGCCCCTGCTGATGCCGCCCAATCCGCTGTGGCAGCAGGTGGCCGCGCCCTACGCATCGGCCATAACCGTCGATTTCCCTCACGTTTCCAGCGAGTTTGTAGCGGAGCTGACCACTCGCCAGTTTTACCCAGACGGCCCGCCGGCCGCGGCCCTGTGGGCTGCCGAAGCCATAAAATTAGGCGCCGTGGTGGATTCTATCCGGTAA
- a CDS encoding lmo0937 family membrane protein, producing the protein MGNLLYIIAVILILIWALGFFGVLGTGMAGNNLIHILLVIAIIAILLRVIRGGRVV; encoded by the coding sequence ATGGGCAATTTGCTGTACATCATCGCCGTAATCCTCATTCTCATCTGGGCACTGGGCTTCTTTGGCGTGCTGGGCACCGGCATGGCTGGCAACAACCTGATTCACATCCTGCTGGTTATCGCCATCATCGCCATCCTGCTGCGGGTTATCCGCGGTGGCCGCGTAGTCTAG
- a CDS encoding metal-dependent transcriptional regulator yields MPSFTEENYLKAVYKLAEAAPGSDVSTNSIAEVLQTRPASVTDMLRRLGEKGLLHYQRYKGVSLTAEGRQLALLTIRKHRLWEVFLVQKLGFNWDEVHEVAEQMEHIDSPLLVRRLDEFLGFPRLDPHGDPIPTEDGAMLRPSHRLVADLLPGEQGPVVAVKNTSVAFLQYLDKAGLKLGSYIEVLDKVEFDNSLEVRINNSITTMLSAEVSRNLFVAG; encoded by the coding sequence ATGCCCAGCTTCACCGAGGAGAATTACCTGAAGGCCGTGTACAAGCTGGCCGAAGCGGCGCCGGGCTCCGACGTGAGCACCAACAGCATTGCCGAGGTCCTGCAGACCCGCCCGGCCTCCGTCACGGATATGCTGCGCCGCCTCGGCGAAAAAGGCTTGCTGCACTACCAGCGCTACAAGGGCGTGTCGCTCACGGCCGAGGGCCGGCAGCTGGCGTTGCTTACCATCCGCAAGCACCGCCTGTGGGAGGTGTTTCTGGTGCAGAAGCTGGGCTTCAACTGGGATGAGGTACACGAAGTGGCCGAGCAGATGGAGCACATCGACTCGCCGCTGCTCGTGCGCCGCCTCGACGAGTTCCTGGGCTTCCCGCGTCTCGACCCGCACGGCGACCCAATCCCGACCGAGGACGGCGCCATGCTGCGCCCCAGCCACCGCCTCGTGGCCGACCTGCTGCCCGGCGAGCAGGGCCCGGTGGTAGCCGTCAAGAACACGTCGGTGGCCTTCCTGCAGTACCTCGACAAAGCGGGGCTTAAGCTGGGTTCCTATATTGAAGTACTGGACAAGGTAGAGTTTGATAATTCTTTGGAAGTCAGAATAAACAACTCCATCACCACCATGCTTTCGGCGGAGGTAAGCCGCAACCTGTTCGTGGCCGGTTAG
- a CDS encoding M48 family metallopeptidase, whose protein sequence is MRGNLRYIIALLMAGVTLLTYYCKRSVNEVTGEVQHVDMTAEQEIALGLQAAPEMAQQYGGLHPDRQASARVEQIGQDIVRSTKAGQSPYKFQFHLLADENTINAFALPGGQVFITAGLLKNLRSEGQVAGVLAHEVGHVVGRHSAEQIAKSQLTQGLSGAAAIGMYDPDRPATAAGSAAAAMVGKLLTLRFGREDELESDRLAVDYTAQAGYDPRSMIQVMQILEQAGGGGGQPEFLSTHPNPGNRIGELERAIATEFPQGVPAGLKP, encoded by the coding sequence ATGAGAGGAAATCTCCGCTACATTATCGCCCTGCTGATGGCTGGCGTGACCCTGCTGACATATTACTGCAAACGCTCTGTGAATGAGGTGACCGGCGAAGTGCAGCACGTGGACATGACAGCCGAGCAGGAAATTGCCCTCGGCCTCCAGGCGGCCCCCGAAATGGCCCAGCAGTACGGCGGCCTGCACCCCGACCGCCAAGCCAGCGCCCGCGTCGAGCAGATCGGGCAGGACATCGTGCGCAGCACCAAGGCCGGCCAGAGCCCCTATAAGTTTCAGTTTCATTTGCTGGCTGATGAGAATACCATCAACGCCTTTGCGCTGCCCGGCGGCCAGGTGTTCATCACGGCCGGTCTGCTGAAAAACCTGCGCAGCGAGGGCCAGGTGGCCGGCGTGCTGGCCCACGAGGTCGGCCACGTGGTAGGCCGCCATTCGGCCGAGCAGATTGCTAAGTCGCAGCTGACGCAGGGGCTGAGCGGGGCCGCCGCCATTGGCATGTACGACCCCGACCGGCCGGCCACAGCTGCTGGCTCCGCGGCCGCTGCCATGGTAGGCAAGCTGCTCACGCTACGCTTCGGCCGCGAAGACGAACTGGAATCGGACCGGCTAGCCGTGGACTACACGGCGCAGGCCGGCTACGACCCCCGCTCCATGATTCAGGTGATGCAGATTCTGGAGCAGGCCGGCGGTGGCGGCGGGCAGCCCGAGTTTCTGAGCACGCACCCCAACCCCGGCAACCGCATCGGCGAGCTGGAGCGGGCCATAGCAACGGAGTTTCCTCAGGGCGTGCCAGCGG